The Cohnella abietis genome has a segment encoding these proteins:
- a CDS encoding IS110 family transposase, which translates to MTSQHAVVRIDIAKDVHAAQVTDYRGRVLSNRHLSFTNTREGFEKLGLWLQDIRGKYGKSDVIVGMEPTGHYWYNLANWLLEQGIEVVLVNPVTTHRNKENRDNSPSKNDPKDALVIADVVSRGYYTNYAPQSPYLTKSRPLRAIASIG; encoded by the coding sequence ATGACCAGCCAACACGCCGTAGTGCGGATCGACATTGCCAAAGATGTTCATGCAGCGCAAGTAACGGATTACCGTGGACGAGTCCTCTCGAACCGTCACCTGTCCTTTACCAATACGCGTGAAGGATTCGAGAAACTCGGACTTTGGTTGCAGGATATACGTGGCAAATACGGCAAATCGGATGTTATTGTCGGTATGGAACCGACCGGTCATTACTGGTATAACCTCGCCAATTGGCTATTAGAGCAAGGCATTGAAGTGGTTCTGGTAAACCCGGTTACGACGCATCGCAACAAGGAAAATCGGGACAACAGCCCCTCCAAGAACGACCCCAAGGATGCGCTTGTCATCGCAGACGTAGTCAGTCGCGGCTATTACACCAACTATGCACCGCAGTCCCCGTATTTGACCAAATCAAGACCATTACGAGCAATCGCGAGTATTGGGTAA
- a CDS encoding transposase, with protein MNAELVMEGWREQGMRRAGGASGKATATQLLSAANRSIGKPCMDVAAGQDLARLLAAYEQTQAALQEMEQEMEMLLNSLPLAKQLSSAGLGRVTIAVLLGCAGDLSQYAHGKQLLRRAGLNLTERTSGKHKGQIKLSKRGDSTLRKYLFLAVLNLVRHHPDFKYWHKQNQLKGMTKLKSVFKLIGKLARLVIGMVQRGETYQSKLDVTAA; from the coding sequence TTGAATGCAGAGTTGGTCATGGAGGGTTGGCGCGAGCAGGGAATGAGACGTGCAGGTGGTGCTAGCGGGAAGGCAACGGCCACTCAGCTCCTCAGCGCCGCGAATCGCAGCATTGGAAAACCGTGCATGGACGTGGCAGCAGGCCAGGATCTTGCTCGCTTGCTAGCGGCTTACGAGCAAACCCAAGCGGCACTCCAGGAAATGGAGCAGGAGATGGAAATGCTGCTGAACAGCCTTCCGCTGGCTAAGCAGCTCAGCAGCGCAGGTTTGGGAAGGGTCACCATAGCCGTCCTGTTAGGATGCGCTGGAGATCTGAGCCAGTACGCCCATGGCAAACAGTTGCTGCGTCGTGCGGGCCTCAATTTGACGGAGCGAACATCTGGGAAGCACAAGGGGCAGATTAAGCTCTCGAAGCGAGGGGACAGTACGTTGCGTAAGTATTTGTTTTTAGCTGTATTGAATTTGGTGCGGCATCACCCGGATTTCAAATACTGGCATAAGCAAAACCAGCTAAAAGGCATGACGAAGCTGAAGTCTGTATTTAAACTTATCGGAAAGTTGGCGCGTCTGGTCATCGGGATGGTCCAACGCGGAGAAACGTACCAGAGCAAGCTTGACGTTACGGCAGCCTGA
- a CDS encoding AEC family transporter: MLKRIGLVAPTDYKVISKIVLNVTLPAAVVTSFASHDMQVTLLFIVLLGLGCNVLILLLGYWASRREDNSTRAFYMLNWPGYSIGSFTMPYVQSFLGPSGIVVTSLFDAGNAVMCTSGSYVVTSNVLSSEEKSSVIGMVRKLFSSVPFVTYMLMLIFAMLHVGIPSEVVAVSSTIGAANGFLSMLMIGMMFEIKFERKYVKQVALTLSVRFLCAGAFAAVFYFLMPFSQEIRQALVLVSFSPISNLSPVFTEKCKGDPALSSLTSSLSILVSLVVMTVLLMIMQT; encoded by the coding sequence ATGCTAAAGCGAATCGGTTTGGTCGCACCGACGGATTATAAAGTCATATCCAAAATCGTGCTAAACGTTACACTCCCCGCCGCTGTAGTAACCAGTTTTGCATCTCATGACATGCAGGTTACACTTTTATTCATCGTGCTGCTGGGACTAGGATGTAACGTGCTTATACTGCTGCTTGGGTACTGGGCCTCTCGAAGAGAAGATAATAGCACTAGGGCATTTTATATGCTGAATTGGCCGGGGTACAGCATCGGTTCCTTCACCATGCCTTATGTTCAAAGCTTTCTCGGCCCTTCCGGTATCGTGGTAACAAGCTTGTTCGATGCAGGCAACGCAGTCATGTGCACAAGCGGTTCGTATGTGGTGACTTCGAACGTATTAAGCTCAGAGGAAAAAAGCAGTGTTATAGGAATGGTGAGAAAGCTTTTTTCCTCCGTACCGTTTGTCACGTATATGCTGATGCTCATATTTGCAATGCTACATGTGGGCATACCGTCAGAGGTCGTTGCGGTTTCTTCTACGATCGGTGCTGCTAATGGCTTTCTGTCCATGCTAATGATCGGAATGATGTTCGAAATTAAATTCGAACGCAAGTATGTTAAGCAGGTTGCTCTCACATTATCCGTTAGGTTTCTCTGCGCGGGAGCTTTTGCGGCGGTGTTCTATTTCCTGATGCCGTTCTCTCAGGAAATTCGGCAGGCACTTGTCCTTGTCTCGTTCTCGCCGATCTCGAATCTATCTCCGGTGTTTACGGAAAAATGCAAGGGAGACCCCGCTTTATCCAGTCTCACCAGCTCGCTCTCTATCTTGGTTAGCCTCGTGGTGATGACGGTTCTTCTTATGATCATGCAGACGTAA
- a CDS encoding glycoside hydrolase family 13 protein codes for MDRKWWKEAVVYQIYPRSFMDSNGDGVGDLQGVILKLDYLRELGIDVIWLSPINKSPNDDNGYDISDYRDIMDEFGTMQDFDELLHEAHLRGIKIMLDLVVNHSSDEHPWFIEAKKSKDNTYRDYYMWHPGKEDGSEPNNWGSRFGGSAWEYDENSGEYYLHIYSKKQPDLNWENPALRGEVYDLMTFWLDKGVDGFRMDVINMLSKAEGLPDGKVREGFKYGDGVPLYCDGPKIHDYLQEMNREVLSKYDIMTVGETLGVNVEQAKLYTGADRNELNMVFHFEHVFLGDGKLGKWSPGPWKLTELKTIMSRWQYGLREDGWNSLYWSNHDQPRAVSRFGNDSPEYRTISAKMLATCLHMLQGTPYIYQGEEIGMTNVRFDKLSDYRDIQTVNAYRDFVGGEQLSHPEMMESIYQRSRDNGRTPVQWSAGSNAGFTEGTPWIGVHENHKEINVERDRKDPDSIYHYYRKLIQLRKEHGIIVYGTYDILMEENEQIYAFTRTLEEEQLVVICNFSEQLPVFEFPRHIQFSSKQLLISNYTVDTNDEIATITLRPYEARVYRLV; via the coding sequence ATGGATCGAAAATGGTGGAAAGAAGCGGTTGTCTATCAGATATATCCAAGAAGCTTCATGGACAGTAACGGAGACGGTGTAGGAGATTTGCAAGGTGTTATCCTCAAGCTAGACTACCTTCGGGAACTTGGCATTGATGTGATCTGGCTGAGTCCGATTAATAAATCGCCGAACGACGATAACGGCTACGATATCAGCGATTATAGAGATATTATGGATGAATTCGGCACGATGCAGGACTTTGACGAGCTGCTTCACGAAGCGCACCTAAGAGGCATCAAAATCATGCTGGATCTGGTAGTAAACCACTCTTCGGACGAGCATCCTTGGTTCATTGAGGCCAAGAAATCGAAAGACAATACCTATCGTGACTATTACATGTGGCATCCCGGTAAGGAAGACGGCAGCGAGCCGAACAATTGGGGCTCCCGATTTGGTGGCTCGGCGTGGGAGTATGACGAGAATTCTGGCGAATATTATTTGCACATTTACTCCAAAAAGCAGCCTGATTTAAATTGGGAAAATCCTGCGCTTCGTGGGGAAGTGTATGATCTGATGACCTTTTGGCTAGATAAGGGCGTTGATGGCTTCCGTATGGATGTTATCAATATGCTTTCCAAAGCAGAAGGGCTTCCAGACGGGAAAGTAAGAGAGGGCTTTAAATACGGCGATGGCGTTCCTCTTTACTGTGACGGTCCCAAAATCCACGATTACTTGCAGGAAATGAACCGTGAGGTGCTGTCCAAATACGATATTATGACGGTTGGCGAAACATTAGGCGTTAATGTGGAGCAGGCTAAGCTGTATACGGGAGCTGATCGGAACGAACTAAATATGGTGTTCCATTTCGAGCATGTGTTCCTTGGAGATGGGAAGCTTGGCAAATGGTCTCCTGGGCCATGGAAGCTGACGGAGCTGAAAACGATTATGAGCCGCTGGCAGTACGGACTTAGGGAGGACGGCTGGAACAGTCTATATTGGAGTAATCACGATCAGCCGCGAGCGGTATCTCGCTTTGGTAATGACAGTCCGGAATATCGCACGATTTCTGCGAAAATGCTGGCCACCTGCCTGCACATGCTGCAAGGCACTCCTTACATCTATCAGGGAGAAGAAATCGGGATGACCAATGTTCGATTCGACAAATTATCGGACTACAGGGACATTCAGACGGTTAATGCCTATCGCGATTTTGTTGGAGGCGAGCAGTTAAGTCATCCAGAGATGATGGAGAGCATCTACCAGCGAAGCCGGGACAATGGCCGCACTCCTGTACAATGGTCGGCTGGCAGCAATGCCGGATTTACGGAGGGAACGCCTTGGATTGGGGTTCATGAGAATCACAAGGAAATCAACGTAGAGCGTGATAGGAAAGACCCGGATTCGATCTATCATTATTATAGAAAATTGATTCAGCTTCGCAAGGAGCACGGAATTATCGTGTACGGTACGTATGATATTTTAATGGAAGAAAATGAACAGATTTATGCTTTTACCAGAACGCTTGAAGAGGAGCAGTTGGTCGTCATTTGCAATTTTTCGGAACAGCTGCCTGTGTTTGAGTTCCCACGGCATATTCAGTTTTCGAGCAAACAGCTACTTATTAGCAACTACACGGTGGATACGAATGATGAGATTGCGACTATTACGCTGCGTCCGTATGAAGCGCGAGTCTATCGACTAGTTTGA
- a CDS encoding carbohydrate ABC transporter permease, with the protein MKDRYNSGKLLLELFMIALGLLFLVPLYLVFINAFKRYDEILTSASSLPELFQLSNFVTVWQEMKFPTVFANSLIITVLSVLGILLFSSAAAYQLVRRPGKMSNIIFLGILSAMVIPFQTMMIPLLMVAKDFKMINNLPGIITMYWGFGIPLALFLYHGFIKGVPVELEEAATMDGSSVFGVYFRILLPLLTPITVTIAILHSLWIWNDFLLPYIVLNSKAVQTIPLASYIYFGEYMNQWHLALAAMTLAVIPIVVFFLLMQRYIIQGITAGAVKG; encoded by the coding sequence ATGAAGGACCGTTACAATAGCGGGAAGCTTCTTCTTGAGCTGTTCATGATCGCGCTCGGGCTCCTGTTTCTTGTTCCGCTTTATCTGGTGTTTATTAATGCGTTCAAACGGTACGATGAAATCTTGACCTCCGCTTCTTCGTTACCTGAGTTGTTTCAATTGAGCAACTTTGTGACGGTGTGGCAGGAGATGAAGTTTCCTACCGTGTTCGCGAACTCGCTTATCATTACGGTTCTCAGCGTACTTGGCATCTTATTATTTAGCTCGGCTGCGGCCTATCAGCTCGTTCGTCGTCCCGGCAAAATGAGCAACATTATTTTTCTAGGTATTTTGTCCGCGATGGTCATTCCTTTTCAAACGATGATGATTCCACTGCTCATGGTGGCTAAAGACTTTAAGATGATCAACAACTTGCCCGGCATTATTACGATGTATTGGGGATTCGGTATCCCACTTGCGCTGTTTCTGTACCACGGATTTATTAAGGGCGTGCCTGTCGAGCTGGAAGAAGCGGCAACGATGGACGGCAGCAGTGTGTTCGGTGTTTATTTCCGAATTCTGCTCCCGTTACTTACTCCGATTACGGTAACGATCGCGATCCTGCATTCGTTATGGATTTGGAATGACTTCCTGCTGCCTTACATCGTACTCAATTCGAAGGCGGTTCAGACGATCCCGTTAGCTTCCTACATTTATTTCGGAGAATATATGAATCAGTGGCATTTAGCTCTAGCAGCGATGACGCTGGCTGTGATTCCGATTGTTGTATTTTTCCTGCTCATGCAAAGATACATTATTCAAGGCATTACGGCGGGTGCGGTGAAAGGCTAG